One part of the Ziziphus jujuba cultivar Dongzao chromosome 2, ASM3175591v1 genome encodes these proteins:
- the LOC107419627 gene encoding leucine--tRNA ligase, cytoplasmic isoform X1, producing the protein MARLKTKIQTFRLLTVAAKSLRHFSDMAAEGGKSFARRDLLLEIEAKVRTWWETEHVFRAEPSEMPPRPGEKFFGNFPFPYMNGFLHLGHAFSLSKLEFAAAYHRLRGANVLLPFAFHCTGMPIKASADKLAREIQQFGNPPVFPGEVEDQGSQELEVEDANVAKPLDKFKGKKSKATSKSSGQAYQWEIMRSFGLSDSQVAEFQDPYKWLEFFPPIAMEDLKAFGLGCDWRRTFVTTDKNPYFDSFVRWQMRKLKSMGKIVKDVRYTIYSPLDGQPCADHDRATGEGVQPQEYTIIKMEVMQPFPPKLGVLEGRRVFLAAATLRPETMYGQTNAWVLPDGKYGAFEINETDVFILTPRAALNLAYQKYSRVPEKPTCLIELTGYDLIGLQLKSPLAFNEVIYALPMLSILTDKGTGIVTSVPSDAPDDYMALHVLKMKPAFREKYGVKDDWVLPFEIVPIINIPEFGDKAAEKVCIDLKIKSQNEKEKLAEAKRLTYLKGFTEGTLLVGEFAGRKVQEAKSLIRSRLIETGEAIIYSEPEKRVMSRSGDECVVALTDQWYITYGENEWRKLAQECLSSMNLYSDESRHGFEHTLSWLNQWACSRTFGLGTRIPWDEEFLVESLSDSTIYMAYYTIAHLLHDEDMYGTGRSPVRPEQMTDEVWDYVLCDGPYPESSDITSSILKNMKEEFEYWYPFDLRVSGKDLIQNHLTFCIYNHVAIMSKKHWPRGFRLNGHIMLNSEKMSKSTGNFRTLRQAIEEFSADATRFSLADAGDGLDDANFVFETANAAILRLTKEIAWMKEVMEADSSLRRGPPSTYADYVFANEINIAVKMTEQNYQDYMFREALKTGFYDLQTARDEYRFSCGYGGMNHDLVYRFMDVQTRLISPICPHYAEYVWRELLKKEGFVVKAGWPVSATPDLTLKSANKYLQDSIVLMRKLLQKQISGSKKANNKGASATTLTEDKLVGLIYVNEQYDGWKAECLRMLQSKFDVSTRSFSSDVDGEILEAIKNSSVCPDVNFKKTQKICMPFLRFKKDEAIALGVQALDLKLPFGEMDVLSQNLDLIKRQIGLEEVEVLSVCDPDALARAGPLVRLIEQNPPTPGNPTAIFCSR; encoded by the exons ATGGCGAGGTTGAAGACTAAAATACAGACATTCCGTCTTCTAACTGTTGCAGCAAAAAG TTTACGTCATTTTTCTGATATGGCAGCAGAAGGTGGAAAAAGCTTTGCTAGGAGAGACCTTCTCCTAGAAATTGAGGCAAAGGTTCGAACTTGGTGGGAAACTGAACATGTTTTCAGGGCTGAACCCTCAGAAATGCCTCCTAGACCAGGAGAGAAGTTTTTCGGGAACTTCCCATTTCCATACATGAATGGTTTTTTGCATCTTGGGCATGCATTCTCGCTTTCAAAGCTAGAGTTTGCTGCAGCTTATCATAGACTAAGAGGTGCCAATGTGCTGCTGCCTTTTGCCTTCCATTGCACCGGCATGCCCATCAAAGCCTCAGCTGATAAACTTGCTCGAGAGATCCAACAGTTTGGGAATCCTCCTGTTTTCCCAGGTGAAGTGGAGGATCAAGGAAGCCAAGAGCTGGAAGTAGAGGATGCAAATGTTGCCAAACCTCTGGATaagtttaaaggtaaaaagTCCAAGGCAACATCAAAATCAAGTGGGCAAGCATACCAGTGGGAGATCATGCGTAGTTTTGGCCTCTCTGACTCCCAGGTAGCAGAATTTCAGGATCCATATAAGTGGTTAGAGTTCTTCCCTCCAATTGCAATGGAAGACCTTAAGGCTTTTGGCTTGGGTTGTGATTGGAGACGCACCTTTGTTACTACAGATAAGAACCCATATTTTGATTCCTTTGTGAGGTGGCAGATGAGGAAATTGAAATCCATGGGTAAGATTGTAAAAGATGTTAGATACACAATATACTCTCCGTTGGATGGGCAGCCTTGTGCAGATCATGATAGGGCTACTGGTGAAGGAGTTCAACCCCAAGAATACACCATCATCAAGATGGAGGTGATGCAGCCTTTTCCTCCTAAATTGGGAGTGTTGGAGGGGAGAAGAGTATTTTTGGCCGCAGCGACATTGCGACCTGAGACTATGTATGGGCAAACAAATGCATGGGTATTACCAGATGGGAAGTATGGAGCTTTTGAAATCAATGAAACAGATGTTTTTATTCTTACACCTAGAGCAGCGCTTAATCTTGCCTATCAGAAGTACTCTAGGGTCCCAGAAAAACCTACTTGCTTGATTGAGCTGACAGGTTATGACTTGATTGGTCTTCAATTGAAGTCTCCACTTGCATTCAATGAGGTCATTTATGCTCTTCCTATGTTAAGCATCCTTACAGACAAAGGTACTGGAATTGTTACCAGTGTACCCAGTGATGCTCCTGATGATTACATGGCTTTGCATGTTTTGAAAATGAAACCAGCTTTCAGGGAGAAATATGGTGTCAAGGATGATTGGGTTTTGCCCTTTGAGATTGTGCCTATAATCAACATTCCAGAATTTGGAGACAAGGCTGCTGAAAAAGTTTGTAtcgatttgaaaataaaaagccaaaatgaaaaagagaagcTAGCAGAAGCTAAGAGGTTGACATACTTGAAAGGATTTACGGAAGGAACACTGCTTGTTGGTGAATTTGCTGGAAGGAAAGTACAGGAAGCAAAGTCCTTGATAAGGAGCAGGCTTATAGAAACAGGTGAAGCGATTATATACAGTGAACCGGAGAAGCGAGTAATGTCAAGATCTGGTGATGAATGTGTTGTGGCCCTTACAGATCAATGGTACATCACATATGGTGAGAATGAATGGAGGAAATTGGCTCAGGAGTGTTTGTCCAGCATGAATTTGTACTCTGATGAGTCacgccatggatttgagcacaCTTTAAGTTGGCTTAACCAGTGGGCTTGCTCACGAACATTTGGGCTTGGGACACGCATCCCTTGGGATGAGGAATTCTTAGTCGAGTCATTATCTGATTCAACTATTTACATGGCTTACTACACCATTGCACACTTGTTGCACGATGAAGACATGTATGGAACAGGTAGATCTCCAGTTAGGCCCGAACAAATGACAGATGAGGTTTGGGATTATGTTCTGTGTGATGGTCCATATCCAGAATCATCTGATATCACTTCATCAATTCTGAAGAATATGAAGGAGGAGTTTGAATATTGGTACCCGTTTGATCTTCGAGTTTCTGGTAAAGATCTAATCCAGAATCATTTGACTTTCTGCATTTATAACCATGTGGCAATTATGTCCAAGAAACATTGGCCTCGTGGCTTCAGATTGAATGGACATATTATGCTCAACTCTGAGAAGATGTCCAAATCAACTGGGAACTTTAGGACATTGCGCCAAGCTATTGAGGAATTTTCTGCTGATGCGACACGATTTTCTTTGGCTGATGCTGGTGATGGCCTTGATGATGCAAATTTTGTATTTGAGACTGCAAATGCTGCAATTCTAAGGCTCACGAAAGAGATTGCATGGATGAAAGAAGTTATGGAGGCAGATTCATCCTTGAGGAGAGGCCCCCCTTCTACTTATGCTGACTATGTATTTGCAAATGAGATAAATATTGCTGTTAAAATGACCGAGCAGAACTACCAGGATTACATGTTTCGAGAAGCCCTCAAGACTGGATTTTATGATCTTCAAACTGCCAGGGATGAATATAGGTTTTCATGTGGTTATGGGGGCATGAATCATGATCTGGTATATCGCTTTATGGATGTGCAGACACGGCTTATCTCTCCAATATGTCCACATTATGCAGAATATGTATGGAGGGAACTTTTGAAGAAGGAAGGGTTTGTGGTTAAAGCTGGTTGGCCTGTGTCTGCTACACCAGATTTGACCTTGAAGAGTGCCAATAAGTATTTGCAAGACTCGATAGTTCTGATGAGGAAGCTGCTTCAGAAGCAAATTTCAGGTTCAAAGAAAGCCAACAATAAGGGTGCATCAGCTACAACGTTGACTGAAGACAAGCTGGTAGGATTGATATATGTTAATGAACAATATGATGGATGGAAAGCAGAATGCTTGAGAATGCTGCAAAGCAAATTTGATGTTAGTACTCGTAGCTTTAGCTCAGATGTGGATGGGGAAATATTGGAGGCCATAAAAAATAGCTCAGTTTGTCCAGATGTCAATTTTAAGAAAACCCAAAAGATTTGTATGCCTTTCTTAAGATTCAAGAAAGATGAGGCAATTGCACTTGGGGTCCAGGCTTTAGACTTGAAACTACCATTTGGAGAGATGGATGTTCTCTCTCAGAACTTAGACTTAATTAAGAGACAAATCGGTCTTGAAGAGGTGGAAGTATTGTCTGTATGTGATCCTGATGCTCTTGCTAGAGCTGGTCCTCTTGTTAGACTAATTGAACAGAACCCTCCAACCCCTGGAAACCCGACTGCAATCTTCTGTAGCCG GTAA
- the LOC107419627 gene encoding leucine--tRNA ligase, cytoplasmic isoform X2: protein MAAEGGKSFARRDLLLEIEAKVRTWWETEHVFRAEPSEMPPRPGEKFFGNFPFPYMNGFLHLGHAFSLSKLEFAAAYHRLRGANVLLPFAFHCTGMPIKASADKLAREIQQFGNPPVFPGEVEDQGSQELEVEDANVAKPLDKFKGKKSKATSKSSGQAYQWEIMRSFGLSDSQVAEFQDPYKWLEFFPPIAMEDLKAFGLGCDWRRTFVTTDKNPYFDSFVRWQMRKLKSMGKIVKDVRYTIYSPLDGQPCADHDRATGEGVQPQEYTIIKMEVMQPFPPKLGVLEGRRVFLAAATLRPETMYGQTNAWVLPDGKYGAFEINETDVFILTPRAALNLAYQKYSRVPEKPTCLIELTGYDLIGLQLKSPLAFNEVIYALPMLSILTDKGTGIVTSVPSDAPDDYMALHVLKMKPAFREKYGVKDDWVLPFEIVPIINIPEFGDKAAEKVCIDLKIKSQNEKEKLAEAKRLTYLKGFTEGTLLVGEFAGRKVQEAKSLIRSRLIETGEAIIYSEPEKRVMSRSGDECVVALTDQWYITYGENEWRKLAQECLSSMNLYSDESRHGFEHTLSWLNQWACSRTFGLGTRIPWDEEFLVESLSDSTIYMAYYTIAHLLHDEDMYGTGRSPVRPEQMTDEVWDYVLCDGPYPESSDITSSILKNMKEEFEYWYPFDLRVSGKDLIQNHLTFCIYNHVAIMSKKHWPRGFRLNGHIMLNSEKMSKSTGNFRTLRQAIEEFSADATRFSLADAGDGLDDANFVFETANAAILRLTKEIAWMKEVMEADSSLRRGPPSTYADYVFANEINIAVKMTEQNYQDYMFREALKTGFYDLQTARDEYRFSCGYGGMNHDLVYRFMDVQTRLISPICPHYAEYVWRELLKKEGFVVKAGWPVSATPDLTLKSANKYLQDSIVLMRKLLQKQISGSKKANNKGASATTLTEDKLVGLIYVNEQYDGWKAECLRMLQSKFDVSTRSFSSDVDGEILEAIKNSSVCPDVNFKKTQKICMPFLRFKKDEAIALGVQALDLKLPFGEMDVLSQNLDLIKRQIGLEEVEVLSVCDPDALARAGPLVRLIEQNPPTPGNPTAIFCSR from the exons ATGGCAGCAGAAGGTGGAAAAAGCTTTGCTAGGAGAGACCTTCTCCTAGAAATTGAGGCAAAGGTTCGAACTTGGTGGGAAACTGAACATGTTTTCAGGGCTGAACCCTCAGAAATGCCTCCTAGACCAGGAGAGAAGTTTTTCGGGAACTTCCCATTTCCATACATGAATGGTTTTTTGCATCTTGGGCATGCATTCTCGCTTTCAAAGCTAGAGTTTGCTGCAGCTTATCATAGACTAAGAGGTGCCAATGTGCTGCTGCCTTTTGCCTTCCATTGCACCGGCATGCCCATCAAAGCCTCAGCTGATAAACTTGCTCGAGAGATCCAACAGTTTGGGAATCCTCCTGTTTTCCCAGGTGAAGTGGAGGATCAAGGAAGCCAAGAGCTGGAAGTAGAGGATGCAAATGTTGCCAAACCTCTGGATaagtttaaaggtaaaaagTCCAAGGCAACATCAAAATCAAGTGGGCAAGCATACCAGTGGGAGATCATGCGTAGTTTTGGCCTCTCTGACTCCCAGGTAGCAGAATTTCAGGATCCATATAAGTGGTTAGAGTTCTTCCCTCCAATTGCAATGGAAGACCTTAAGGCTTTTGGCTTGGGTTGTGATTGGAGACGCACCTTTGTTACTACAGATAAGAACCCATATTTTGATTCCTTTGTGAGGTGGCAGATGAGGAAATTGAAATCCATGGGTAAGATTGTAAAAGATGTTAGATACACAATATACTCTCCGTTGGATGGGCAGCCTTGTGCAGATCATGATAGGGCTACTGGTGAAGGAGTTCAACCCCAAGAATACACCATCATCAAGATGGAGGTGATGCAGCCTTTTCCTCCTAAATTGGGAGTGTTGGAGGGGAGAAGAGTATTTTTGGCCGCAGCGACATTGCGACCTGAGACTATGTATGGGCAAACAAATGCATGGGTATTACCAGATGGGAAGTATGGAGCTTTTGAAATCAATGAAACAGATGTTTTTATTCTTACACCTAGAGCAGCGCTTAATCTTGCCTATCAGAAGTACTCTAGGGTCCCAGAAAAACCTACTTGCTTGATTGAGCTGACAGGTTATGACTTGATTGGTCTTCAATTGAAGTCTCCACTTGCATTCAATGAGGTCATTTATGCTCTTCCTATGTTAAGCATCCTTACAGACAAAGGTACTGGAATTGTTACCAGTGTACCCAGTGATGCTCCTGATGATTACATGGCTTTGCATGTTTTGAAAATGAAACCAGCTTTCAGGGAGAAATATGGTGTCAAGGATGATTGGGTTTTGCCCTTTGAGATTGTGCCTATAATCAACATTCCAGAATTTGGAGACAAGGCTGCTGAAAAAGTTTGTAtcgatttgaaaataaaaagccaaaatgaaaaagagaagcTAGCAGAAGCTAAGAGGTTGACATACTTGAAAGGATTTACGGAAGGAACACTGCTTGTTGGTGAATTTGCTGGAAGGAAAGTACAGGAAGCAAAGTCCTTGATAAGGAGCAGGCTTATAGAAACAGGTGAAGCGATTATATACAGTGAACCGGAGAAGCGAGTAATGTCAAGATCTGGTGATGAATGTGTTGTGGCCCTTACAGATCAATGGTACATCACATATGGTGAGAATGAATGGAGGAAATTGGCTCAGGAGTGTTTGTCCAGCATGAATTTGTACTCTGATGAGTCacgccatggatttgagcacaCTTTAAGTTGGCTTAACCAGTGGGCTTGCTCACGAACATTTGGGCTTGGGACACGCATCCCTTGGGATGAGGAATTCTTAGTCGAGTCATTATCTGATTCAACTATTTACATGGCTTACTACACCATTGCACACTTGTTGCACGATGAAGACATGTATGGAACAGGTAGATCTCCAGTTAGGCCCGAACAAATGACAGATGAGGTTTGGGATTATGTTCTGTGTGATGGTCCATATCCAGAATCATCTGATATCACTTCATCAATTCTGAAGAATATGAAGGAGGAGTTTGAATATTGGTACCCGTTTGATCTTCGAGTTTCTGGTAAAGATCTAATCCAGAATCATTTGACTTTCTGCATTTATAACCATGTGGCAATTATGTCCAAGAAACATTGGCCTCGTGGCTTCAGATTGAATGGACATATTATGCTCAACTCTGAGAAGATGTCCAAATCAACTGGGAACTTTAGGACATTGCGCCAAGCTATTGAGGAATTTTCTGCTGATGCGACACGATTTTCTTTGGCTGATGCTGGTGATGGCCTTGATGATGCAAATTTTGTATTTGAGACTGCAAATGCTGCAATTCTAAGGCTCACGAAAGAGATTGCATGGATGAAAGAAGTTATGGAGGCAGATTCATCCTTGAGGAGAGGCCCCCCTTCTACTTATGCTGACTATGTATTTGCAAATGAGATAAATATTGCTGTTAAAATGACCGAGCAGAACTACCAGGATTACATGTTTCGAGAAGCCCTCAAGACTGGATTTTATGATCTTCAAACTGCCAGGGATGAATATAGGTTTTCATGTGGTTATGGGGGCATGAATCATGATCTGGTATATCGCTTTATGGATGTGCAGACACGGCTTATCTCTCCAATATGTCCACATTATGCAGAATATGTATGGAGGGAACTTTTGAAGAAGGAAGGGTTTGTGGTTAAAGCTGGTTGGCCTGTGTCTGCTACACCAGATTTGACCTTGAAGAGTGCCAATAAGTATTTGCAAGACTCGATAGTTCTGATGAGGAAGCTGCTTCAGAAGCAAATTTCAGGTTCAAAGAAAGCCAACAATAAGGGTGCATCAGCTACAACGTTGACTGAAGACAAGCTGGTAGGATTGATATATGTTAATGAACAATATGATGGATGGAAAGCAGAATGCTTGAGAATGCTGCAAAGCAAATTTGATGTTAGTACTCGTAGCTTTAGCTCAGATGTGGATGGGGAAATATTGGAGGCCATAAAAAATAGCTCAGTTTGTCCAGATGTCAATTTTAAGAAAACCCAAAAGATTTGTATGCCTTTCTTAAGATTCAAGAAAGATGAGGCAATTGCACTTGGGGTCCAGGCTTTAGACTTGAAACTACCATTTGGAGAGATGGATGTTCTCTCTCAGAACTTAGACTTAATTAAGAGACAAATCGGTCTTGAAGAGGTGGAAGTATTGTCTGTATGTGATCCTGATGCTCTTGCTAGAGCTGGTCCTCTTGTTAGACTAATTGAACAGAACCCTCCAACCCCTGGAAACCCGACTGCAATCTTCTGTAGCCG GTAA